CAATATCCACTCCATAAATGTGCTCCCGCAGAATCCGCCACCGTTCCACGATCGCCAATTCCCAAGTTCCATCACTCGCCAGTTGTAGCGGCAATTCTGTGATTAATGTGTTTCCGCTTTCGTAATCATTGATGTAGCGATCGCGATACCAAGCCAACAAGTAAGCATAGGCTCGGATCAAGAAAATGCCTTCGCCACAAGCAGGGTCAAGGATGCGGAGGTTGCCCAATAATTGTTGAGGCGTTTTGTTTGCTAACAACCGCCCGACTGTGTTCTCCACCATGTAGTCCACAACTGCCGTAGGTGTGTAACAAACCCCAATGGGCAGCTGTAGTGTCCTTGCGTCATCTGTGGCAGCAGGATCAGAAGGAACGGGTGGGGGAGGTTTGCGGTTGAGCATGGTGGGCTGTTGCCTGCAAGGTTCGCCGACCGATTTCTTGACTAATCGCAGTGAGAGATTCATTCAAGCCACTGCGAAACAGGTTGTAGAACAGCCCTTTTGGGATGCCTGCAGTGGGTTCTGCCGTAATATCTTGCGTCAGCAATACTTGAGTCACAGGAGCGCCCGGATAAGCTGCTACGGGATTAATTTGCCAATATCCTTGCAGCGTTTTCACATCGCCTTCCAGTAGCCGAAAATCAATCCGTTTTTTCGCAATTTCAATGTTCTCGGTGCGGAAACGCGATCGCCTGCTGACAAGCAATACCTGGCGCACATCCACTTGCTCCACGACTTTGCGGTTGCCCTGCGCCTCAATCACACGGCTCGAAACCACGTTGGGGAGAAATGTAGACAGATTGGCATAGTCGGTCAACACAGACCAAACCACATCTGGGGAAGCTTTGACCAAAACTTTAGCCACATAGCGACCTTGATCGCCTGTGACCACCACCTTGCCACTGCGTAATGCTACCCGCTCCGCTACCGGAAGGCGATCCAAGGGGCCGTTAAACAGTTCGGCTCTAGCTACCGAGGGAGAAGTGACAGTCAACAATACAGCGGTTGTGAGTCCTCCCAGCCTTAGCAGAGTTTTAGTTGGTGTGACTACTCCAGAGCGAGCGATCGCAGAAACGCAATTTGCCAAGATACCAGGCGTAGAAATATCAGACATAAAGTCAGAAGATAGGTCAGAAGCTATTGGCAATTGTCTCTGACCATAACCTGTCGTCCCATTGAATGCTACTGGCACCCTAGAAGTCTTTAGCTTGCCGAATCTAACGCTAAACTCAGCGCTAACTGGAGTTCTGGACGGGGTTTGGCATCAGCGGGTAAAGGTTCTGGCTCCGCTTGTACGCCTGGACAATAGCGAGCATAGGTGCAGCGATCGCAATGCCCGCCAGTCGTAGGTTCCCAAGCGGCATCGGTTCGCAATCGTAGCGCCAAATCACTAATGGCTGACTCAACTCGCTGTTTATGGTCTGGTGTGACCTCAAAGCTGATTTTCTCGCCTGTACGGAGATAGATCAAGCTCAATCGCCGTAGTGTTTGCGGGTAGGTTTGCTCTAAGGCCAAGTAATACAGCCCAATTTGTAGATTAATTTCTGCTGGGTCTAGTAGTTTAGTGTCTTTGTTGGATTTATAGTCGATCAGCTCCAAGCCATCGGATAAATAATCGAGGCGATCGTAACGCCCCGCCACGGTAAATTCTAGATTTTCCACCTGAAGCGAACCTTGAATTTTGCCTTCGACTGCCAAGGGTCGAGCGATCGCGCTTTGGCCCACAATAAAGCGCTCGTGGTACCGCTGCAACATCATCTGCCCTGCTGCTACCTGGTTAGGACTGAGTCCTTGAGTGTGCTGGCTCCAGCAATATTCCACCCAATCGAGTCCTGGAATTGGTTCTTGATAGTGCCAATCTCGGTAAATCTGGGCTAAAGCTTCGTGCAACGCCGTACCCAGAGCCGCAGACCCAAAAAAGGCAGCGGTTTTAATTCCACGTTCGTAACGGAAATAGTAGGACTGGGCACAGCGATGGTAGGTTTGCAGCTTGGTGGCAGAAAGGTGGTAAGCCATGAATGACCCAGGAGGAAGTGAGGACAGAGCGCTACGACGATTTTAGGAGGACTCCCCCGCTAGTTGCAGAATTCGTTGCCAATGTTCAGGTGAGACTGGCACCACTGAAAGCCGACTAATCCGCAATAAATCAAACCCTTCAAAACTGCTGTCTTGCTTAATCTGAGCCAAAGTTACAGGCTGCGACAGCGATCGCACAGCTTTCACATCCACCACGGCCCGTTTCGAGTCGTCGAGGGCAGGGTCGGCATAAGGCTCACTCACCACTTCAGCCATCCCTGTGGCTCGGCGTTCATCACCTGTGTGATAGATCAGCGCCAAATCTCCTGGCTGCATGGTGCGGATGTGCTTCAGCGCTAAATTGTTATTCACCCCATCCCAAATTGTGCGCCCATCTCGTTCCAAGTCTGCATAGCTATAAACGTCCGGTTCACTCTTCAGCAACCAATAAGCCATCGCGATCGCGCTCCTCACCAACCAAGTCTGTAAGTTTCTAAAAATGTAACCAATCAGACTTTGTACCACTGGAGATGACAGATTAGAACCATCAAAGCCATTTAGTCGCCTGTTTGCGATTGTGAGGAGGAGCCATCCCATGTACCAAGCTCAATTATCCCATCGCCCCCACACCACCTGGCAGCGCTGGAAAGCGTTACCGATCGCCTTAGGGCTGCTGAGTTTAACCTTTGCCAACCCTGTTCTAGCTCAAGAAAGAGCCCAGGAAAAAATGCTGAGAACCCTCACTGTGACTGGCCGTGGCATAGAAATGATTCCCACCACTCTGACTCAAGTAGAACTAGGGGTGGAGGTGCAAGGCAAAACTGCAGAAGCAGTGCAGCAAGAAGCTGCCAAGCGTTCCTCAGCCGTCGTCAATTTGCTCAAGGCGCGCAATGTGGAGAAACTGCAAACCACAGGCATTACCCTGAACCCCAACTACAGTTACGAAAACAACACGCAACGCTTGGTCGGCTACATCGCCACCAACACCGTCAGCTTCCGGGTCGATACGCAACGGGCAGGCACCATCATTGATGATGCAGTCAAAGCAGGAGCGACGCGAGTTAATGGTGTGAGTTTTGTGGCTCCAGACCCCGCGATCGCCGCCGCTCAAAAACAAGCGCTACGAGAAGCTACCCAAGATGCCCAACAGCAAGCCAACGCTGTTTTAGAGGCACTCAACTTCACGGCTCAAGAAATCGTCAGTATTCAAGTGAATGGAGCCAGTGCCCCACCGCCTCGCCCCGTCATGGCCTTCTCTAAATTGCAACGCGCCGAAATGGCTGATACGCCTGTAGAGGGTGGCGAACAACAAGTCGATGCCAGCGTCACCCTAGAAATTCGGTACTAACCATCCATACAAAAAGGGCAGGCTCAAACCTGCCCTAATATCAAAATTACAAGATACCGAAATTAGGCGTTCCTGCTAAAATTCATCATCGCCGCCGTAATTGTTCATGGAACCAGCGTCATTGTCCCGCTTGGAGCCTAGCAGTTCTAAGCGATCGACTCGAATCACAGGCTTGGAACGAGTTGCTCCTGTATTGCGGTCTTGCCAAGACTCAAACTTGAGTGCTCCACTAACGCCAATCAAGCTGCCTTTACGTACATAGTCAGCCGCTACTTGGGCCGTTTTGCCCCACAGCTCCAAATTAAACCAGTCTGGCTGGTCGCTGTTGCGAGTTCGGCGATCGACCGCCAACGTTAAGTTGCACACTACGCTACCCGACTCGAAAAATTTCACATCGGGGTCTCCCCCTACTCGACCGACTAAAGTAACAACATTAAGACTCATAGGATTATCAGTACAGAGCTTTAGTACAAGCGTACCTATAGTATATCGAAAGTTTTCTGGCTGTGGCCGCAATTTAATGGGTTGTGAGGAGTGGGCTACTGCTCCCCTCAAAATCGCTAAAACATGCCACTAAAAAACCTGCGACCCTTAGTGGTTATAAGGTTCAATTTATCACTAATTTAAGGATGCAAATATTGTTAAGTTCTGTCGCGATTAGTCGTTAAGATAAAAGTTATCAAGACCAAACAAATTCGAAATTTTTCCTGATTCCAGCCTGCAATCCTAGGAATGTGACTAAAGATTCGTCAAGGTTATCGTAATTAGCTGGATTTACAGTTAACCTGAAGCTAACTAGACTCAGGATAAAAAACGTAATAAAATCCACCTCGGCTACATTGTATTCAGGCGCGGCAGCATTTCGTTT
This region of Trichocoleus desertorum NBK24 genomic DNA includes:
- a CDS encoding PD-(D/E)XK nuclease family protein, which gives rise to MAYHLSATKLQTYHRCAQSYYFRYERGIKTAAFFGSAALGTALHEALAQIYRDWHYQEPIPGLDWVEYCWSQHTQGLSPNQVAAGQMMLQRYHERFIVGQSAIARPLAVEGKIQGSLQVENLEFTVAGRYDRLDYLSDGLELIDYKSNKDTKLLDPAEINLQIGLYYLALEQTYPQTLRRLSLIYLRTGEKISFEVTPDHKQRVESAISDLALRLRTDAAWEPTTGGHCDRCTYARYCPGVQAEPEPLPADAKPRPELQLALSLALDSAS
- a CDS encoding SRPBCC family protein, with amino-acid sequence MPVAFNGTTGYGQRQLPIASDLSSDFMSDISTPGILANCVSAIARSGVVTPTKTLLRLGGLTTAVLLTVTSPSVARAELFNGPLDRLPVAERVALRSGKVVVTGDQGRYVAKVLVKASPDVVWSVLTDYANLSTFLPNVVSSRVIEAQGNRKVVEQVDVRQVLLVSRRSRFRTENIEIAKKRIDFRLLEGDVKTLQGYWQINPVAAYPGAPVTQVLLTQDITAEPTAGIPKGLFYNLFRSGLNESLTAISQEIGRRTLQATAHHAQPQTSPTRSF
- a CDS encoding EVE domain-containing protein, whose translation is MGWLLLTIANRRLNGFDGSNLSSPVVQSLIGYIFRNLQTWLVRSAIAMAYWLLKSEPDVYSYADLERDGRTIWDGVNNNLALKHIRTMQPGDLALIYHTGDERRATGMAEVVSEPYADPALDDSKRAVVDVKAVRSLSQPVTLAQIKQDSSFEGFDLLRISRLSVVPVSPEHWQRILQLAGESS
- a CDS encoding single-stranded DNA-binding protein, with the translated sequence MSLNVVTLVGRVGGDPDVKFFESGSVVCNLTLAVDRRTRNSDQPDWFNLELWGKTAQVAADYVRKGSLIGVSGALKFESWQDRNTGATRSKPVIRVDRLELLGSKRDNDAGSMNNYGGDDEF
- a CDS encoding SIMPL domain-containing protein; amino-acid sequence: MYQAQLSHRPHTTWQRWKALPIALGLLSLTFANPVLAQERAQEKMLRTLTVTGRGIEMIPTTLTQVELGVEVQGKTAEAVQQEAAKRSSAVVNLLKARNVEKLQTTGITLNPNYSYENNTQRLVGYIATNTVSFRVDTQRAGTIIDDAVKAGATRVNGVSFVAPDPAIAAAQKQALREATQDAQQQANAVLEALNFTAQEIVSIQVNGASAPPPRPVMAFSKLQRAEMADTPVEGGEQQVDASVTLEIRY